A window of Malania oleifera isolate guangnan ecotype guangnan chromosome 2, ASM2987363v1, whole genome shotgun sequence genomic DNA:
ATGCTAGTGACACATGGCTCTGAATCTCTCTCTCGCGGGAAGAATCTCTAAACCTTCTTCGCTTCCTCTCTATTCCGTTCATCCCAAAGTTCGACCGTTGGATCTCACAAGTGCTACGTCGTTCAAATTTCTTGCATCTACGCGCAAATTTTTCGAACCTCACTATTCTTCCCCTCCTCTGTTTCTTGACCACTTCTACGACGATGACAACTTTGCCTACAGCTTTGATCCTAACTTGTTCTTCTCATCTCTTTTAGATCGTTCAGTCAATAAAAAGCATTTGAATCAAATCCATGCCCAGCTTCTTGTTTTTGGATTGCAGTTTAGCGGTTTCTTAGTGACCAAGTTTGTTAATGTGAGTTCGAATCTCGGTGAAATCCGATACGCCCGCAAGTTGTTTGATGGAATGCCCAGCCCAGACGTGTTTCTGTGGAACGCGATTATCCGCGGTTATTCGAGGCACAATTTGTTCGATGATGCAATTGAAATGTATTCGAGAATGCAAGATGTGGGGGTAAGCCCGGATTGCTTCACCTTTCCTCATGTATTGAAGGCGTGCAGTGGACTAGCGGCGCATCAGATGGGTAGACTTGTGCATGGGCAGATATTCAGGCATGGGTTTGATTCGGATGTTTTTGTGCAGAATGGTCTTGTGGCTTTGTATGCTAAATGCGGTCAAATTGAGCGTGCCAAGATTGTTTTTGATGGGTTATATGATAGGACAATTGTTTCATGGACTTCAATAATTTCTGGGTATGCCCAGAATGGCCAGCCTCTGGAAGCGTTGAGAATTTTTAGCCAAATGAGACAGTTGAATGTGGAACCTGATTGGATCGCTCTTGTGAGTGTTCTGAGGGCTTACACTGATGTGGAAGACTTGCAACAAGGAAAATCTGTACATGCTTCCGTGATAAAAATGGGTCTTGATTTTGAATCAGATTTGCGTGTTGCACTTACAGCAATGTATGCTAAGTGTGGGCAGGTAATAGTTGCTAGATCATTGTTTGGTGAAATGGAGGCGTCGGACGTAATTTTGTGGAATGCCATGATTTCTGGTTATGCAAAGAATGGTTATGCTGATGAAGCTGTTAGGCTTTTCCGAAAGATGATTTGTAAGAAGATTAGGACTGATTCTGTTACTTTACGATCTGCTATCTTAGCCTGTGCCCAAGTTGGATCCCTTGAATTAGCTGAATGGATGGATAATTACGTCAGTAAGAGTGAGAATAGGGAAGATATTTTTGTCAACACAGCCCTTATCGACATGTATGCAAAATGTGGAAGTGTAAATTTGGCTCGCAAAGTATTTGACCGAACCCCTAATAAAGATGTTGTTGTATGGAGTGCAATGATTGTGGGATATGGATTGCATGGTCGGGGCCGAGAAGCCATTGATATTTTCTATGCAATGAAGCAAGCTGGGGTTCAACCAAA
This region includes:
- the LOC131148677 gene encoding pentatricopeptide repeat-containing protein At3g12770-like, translating into MALNLSLAGRISKPSSLPLYSVHPKVRPLDLTSATSFKFLASTRKFFEPHYSSPPLFLDHFYDDDNFAYSFDPNLFFSSLLDRSVNKKHLNQIHAQLLVFGLQFSGFLVTKFVNVSSNLGEIRYARKLFDGMPSPDVFLWNAIIRGYSRHNLFDDAIEMYSRMQDVGVSPDCFTFPHVLKACSGLAAHQMGRLVHGQIFRHGFDSDVFVQNGLVALYAKCGQIERAKIVFDGLYDRTIVSWTSIISGYAQNGQPLEALRIFSQMRQLNVEPDWIALVSVLRAYTDVEDLQQGKSVHASVIKMGLDFESDLRVALTAMYAKCGQVIVARSLFGEMEASDVILWNAMISGYAKNGYADEAVRLFRKMICKKIRTDSVTLRSAILACAQVGSLELAEWMDNYVSKSENREDIFVNTALIDMYAKCGSVNLARKVFDRTPNKDVVVWSAMIVGYGLHGRGREAIDIFYAMKQAGVQPNDVTFVGLLTACNHSGLVEEGWTFYHCMRDFGIEPRHQHCACVVDLLGRAGYLDKAYNFITNMPVEPGVTVWGALLSACKIYRHVKLGEYAAEQLFSLDPLNTGHYVQLSNLYASVRLWDHVTKVRVLMREKGLTKDLGYSLIEINGKLQAFHVGDVSHPRWKEISEELENLERRLTDAGFVPHAESVLHDLNYEEKVETLCNHSERLAIAYGLISTAPGTTLRITKNLRACINCHSATKLISTLVNREIVVRDANRFHHFKDGFCSCGDYW